The Streptomyces sp. NBC_01255 genome window below encodes:
- a CDS encoding ATP-binding SpoIIE family protein phosphatase, whose protein sequence is MNGGEGRRRLAARASAGKGAAAHRSAGARRRLARGGGEVPLDRLTTRGRLAWLNSAGSRIGTTLDLERTAQELAEFTVPRFADGAAVDILDSVLRGDEGAQWTGTGVPLMRATALCCVEELSSLEPTPVGETFVRAEEAHETLLHRYCLRQGRPVLVSRMRSDDFIKVAPTESAAAKMRAAGVHSYLAVPLIARGLLLGSADFVRGRGAPPFSSTDLALAEHLASQAAVYIDNARLYGREREHVVSLQRALLPRATPVTPGLRVHAEYAPSTAHHGVGGDWYDIMALPGGRTALMVGDVMGHGLPAAATMGRLRTVARTLMTLDMAPERVLARLDLATRDLEDEQVATFLCAVFDPADSTYTLASAGHLPPLFLDGHGSAEFVDVPVGAPLGAGVIPYDPIRVKVPRGGNLVMYTDGLVKSRRADIDHQLECLRSTACGLASEALEAGGLIERAPADATRFDEAVLIVATAVSEAPADLREWQLPQEGRAASVARSLVTDQLAEWDLTELTDVFELVVSELVGNALRYGNGPGRLRLLRGDRLVVEVSDTGPDLPQIQHADLSDEGGRGLQLINMLCRRWGSCRTVTGKVVWAEQNLPS, encoded by the coding sequence ATGAACGGCGGCGAGGGAAGACGGCGCCTGGCCGCCCGCGCTTCGGCCGGAAAGGGTGCCGCGGCGCACCGCTCGGCCGGAGCCCGCAGACGACTCGCCCGGGGTGGCGGCGAGGTCCCGCTCGACCGGCTCACCACGCGAGGTCGGCTCGCTTGGCTGAACTCCGCCGGTTCCAGGATCGGCACCACCCTCGACCTGGAACGCACGGCCCAAGAGCTGGCCGAGTTCACCGTGCCCCGCTTTGCCGACGGCGCCGCCGTCGACATCCTGGACAGTGTCCTGCGGGGCGACGAGGGCGCACAGTGGACGGGTACGGGTGTCCCGCTCATGCGGGCCACCGCGCTGTGCTGCGTCGAGGAGCTGTCCTCCCTGGAGCCCACTCCGGTGGGCGAGACCTTCGTCCGCGCCGAAGAGGCGCACGAGACGCTGCTCCACCGCTACTGTCTGCGACAGGGCAGGCCGGTGCTGGTGAGCCGTATGCGGAGCGACGACTTCATCAAGGTCGCGCCGACGGAGAGCGCCGCGGCGAAGATGCGAGCCGCCGGAGTGCACAGCTATCTCGCCGTGCCGCTGATCGCCCGCGGGCTGCTGCTCGGCAGCGCGGACTTCGTCCGCGGCCGCGGAGCACCACCGTTCTCCTCCACCGACCTCGCACTGGCGGAACATCTGGCCTCCCAGGCCGCCGTCTACATCGACAACGCCCGGCTGTACGGGCGCGAGCGCGAGCACGTCGTCTCGTTGCAACGCGCACTGCTGCCGCGCGCGACCCCGGTGACGCCCGGGCTGCGCGTGCACGCCGAGTACGCGCCCTCGACGGCCCACCACGGCGTGGGTGGGGACTGGTACGACATCATGGCCCTGCCCGGCGGACGTACGGCCCTCATGGTGGGTGACGTCATGGGCCACGGGCTGCCCGCGGCCGCCACAATGGGGCGGCTGCGGACGGTGGCCCGCACCCTGATGACCCTGGACATGGCTCCGGAGCGCGTCCTGGCCCGGCTCGACCTCGCCACGCGTGACCTGGAGGACGAGCAGGTCGCCACCTTCCTCTGCGCCGTGTTCGACCCGGCCGACTCCACCTACACGCTGGCCAGCGCCGGGCACCTGCCGCCGCTGTTCCTTGACGGACACGGCTCCGCCGAGTTCGTGGACGTACCCGTCGGCGCACCGCTCGGGGCCGGAGTGATCCCGTACGACCCGATCCGTGTCAAAGTGCCGAGGGGCGGCAACCTGGTCATGTACACGGACGGGCTCGTCAAGTCCCGGCGTGCGGACATCGACCACCAGTTGGAGTGTCTGCGCTCCACGGCGTGCGGCCTGGCATCCGAGGCTCTCGAAGCCGGCGGCTTGATCGAGCGCGCCCCGGCCGATGCCACCCGTTTCGACGAGGCCGTACTCATCGTCGCGACGGCCGTCTCGGAGGCCCCGGCCGACCTGCGCGAGTGGCAGTTGCCGCAGGAAGGGCGAGCGGCGTCCGTCGCCCGGAGCCTGGTCACGGACCAGCTCGCCGAGTGGGATCTGACGGAGCTCACCGACGTCTTCGAACTCGTCGTCTCCGAACTCGTCGGCAACGCCCTGCGCTATGGCAACGGGCCCGGCAGACTCCGGCTGCTGCGCGGCGACCGACTTGTCGTGGAGGTCTCGGACACGGGCCCCGACCTGCCCCAGATCC
- a CDS encoding SDR family NAD(P)-dependent oxidoreductase yields the protein MANERVYLVTGGGTGIGAATAQSLARAGHKVAVSGRRPEPLRLVAEETGALPVPSDIGDPAAVVSLVETVVGTYGRLDGLVLNAGIGRGGGVGEVTLEDWDEVMRTNLTGPFLLLRAALPHLLDARGAVVAVASVSALRNGVGNAAYATSKAALLQLCRSLAVDYGGAGLRANTVCPSWVRTDMADRRMTRFADEAGLAGNSLEAAYEEVTRVLPAGRPGEPHEVAEAIAWLLSPAASFVNGATLTVDGGATALDPGTLGFEFRLEPRAPRA from the coding sequence ATGGCGAACGAGCGCGTGTACCTGGTGACGGGGGGCGGAACGGGGATCGGGGCGGCGACCGCGCAGTCATTGGCCCGGGCGGGACACAAGGTGGCGGTGTCCGGGCGCCGCCCCGAGCCGCTGCGGCTGGTCGCCGAGGAGACCGGCGCTCTGCCCGTACCGTCGGACATCGGGGACCCCGCCGCGGTGGTTTCGCTGGTCGAGACGGTGGTCGGCACGTACGGGCGGCTCGACGGTCTGGTGCTCAACGCCGGCATCGGGCGGGGCGGCGGGGTGGGCGAGGTGACCCTGGAGGACTGGGACGAGGTCATGCGGACCAACCTCACCGGTCCGTTCCTGCTGCTGCGCGCCGCGCTCCCGCACCTGCTCGACGCCCGCGGCGCGGTGGTCGCCGTGGCCTCGGTGTCCGCCCTGCGCAACGGCGTCGGCAACGCCGCCTACGCCACCTCCAAGGCGGCGCTGCTCCAGCTGTGCCGCTCACTCGCGGTCGACTACGGCGGCGCGGGGTTGCGCGCCAACACCGTGTGCCCGAGCTGGGTGCGCACCGACATGGCGGACCGCCGAATGACCCGGTTCGCCGACGAGGCGGGCCTGGCCGGGAACAGTCTGGAAGCGGCGTACGAGGAGGTGACCCGGGTCCTGCCCGCCGGGCGGCCCGGTGAGCCGCACGAGGTCGCGGAGGCCATCGCCTGGCTGCTGTCGCCCGCCGCCTCGTTCGTGAACGGCGCGACGCTCACCGTCGACGGCGGCGCGACCGCACTCGACCCGGGCACCCTCGGCTTCGAGTTCCGGCTGGAGCCACGCGCGCCGCGGGCCTGA
- a CDS encoding nicotinate phosphoribosyltransferase — MSQVTTTDLYEVTMALSYLREDMRAPATFSLFVRDLPPGRGFLVAAGLEPALDYLSRFRVSGSDVEEFAETLRRPVEDLAPLRGLSFDGQVRAVPEGRLVFAGEPLLEVTAPLPQAQLVETYLLSLVCHQTAVASKAARCVLAGAGRPLVDFSLRRSHGPEAGIQAARLCSLVGFAGTSNVAAARRYGIPVAGTMAHSYIEAFASEEDAFRAFARTHPGPVTFLVDTYDTDRGVATAARVLADLGLGPECGIRLDSGDLGAQAHRARAALDAAGLRDVRIIASGGLDEYGVDRLVREGAPIDAYAVGTKVGTAADAPYLDAAYKLVEYDGRPVMKLSAARVTAPAPKQVFRDPGLNDVIGLTNEEPPEGTEPLLRTVMRGGLRTEPPATLTASRTRFESDIAALPEAARRIEDPVPPVPVASTRLAALTTVVRHRTEAQTGPGRTAPA, encoded by the coding sequence ATGTCCCAGGTGACCACCACCGACCTGTACGAGGTCACGATGGCGCTCTCGTACCTGCGGGAGGACATGCGCGCACCGGCCACCTTCAGTCTCTTCGTGCGCGACCTCCCACCGGGGCGCGGATTCCTCGTCGCCGCGGGACTCGAACCGGCCCTGGACTACCTTTCCCGCTTCCGGGTGAGCGGCTCCGACGTCGAGGAGTTCGCGGAGACGTTGCGGCGGCCCGTGGAGGACCTCGCGCCGCTCCGTGGTCTGTCCTTCGACGGTCAGGTCCGTGCGGTGCCCGAAGGCCGGCTCGTGTTCGCCGGAGAGCCGCTCCTGGAGGTCACCGCACCGCTGCCACAGGCCCAGCTCGTGGAGACGTATCTGCTGTCGCTCGTCTGTCATCAGACGGCGGTCGCCTCGAAGGCGGCCCGGTGCGTGCTCGCAGGCGCCGGCCGGCCCCTGGTGGACTTCTCCCTACGCCGCTCCCACGGTCCGGAGGCGGGCATCCAGGCGGCCCGCCTGTGCTCACTGGTGGGCTTCGCCGGTACGAGCAACGTCGCCGCCGCGCGCCGGTACGGCATCCCGGTGGCGGGCACCATGGCCCACTCGTACATCGAGGCCTTCGCCTCGGAGGAGGACGCCTTCCGTGCCTTCGCCCGCACGCATCCGGGCCCGGTGACCTTCCTCGTCGACACCTACGACACCGATCGCGGCGTCGCGACGGCCGCACGCGTGCTCGCGGACCTCGGGCTCGGCCCGGAGTGCGGGATCCGTCTCGACAGCGGCGACCTGGGCGCCCAGGCCCACCGGGCCCGTGCCGCCCTCGACGCGGCGGGGCTGCGGGACGTGCGGATCATCGCGAGCGGCGGTCTGGACGAGTACGGCGTCGACCGGCTCGTACGGGAAGGGGCGCCGATCGACGCGTACGCCGTGGGAACGAAGGTCGGCACGGCCGCCGACGCCCCGTACCTGGACGCGGCCTACAAGCTGGTCGAGTACGACGGCCGGCCCGTCATGAAGCTCTCGGCGGCGAGGGTGACCGCTCCGGCCCCGAAGCAGGTCTTCCGCGATCCCGGCCTCAACGACGTCATAGGCCTGACGAACGAGGAGCCGCCCGAGGGCACGGAACCGCTGCTGCGGACCGTGATGCGCGGCGGGCTCCGCACGGAACCGCCCGCCACCCTGACGGCCTCCCGCACCCGCTTCGAGAGCGACATCGCCGCGCTACCGGAGGCTGCCCGGCGCATCGAGGACCCGGTGCCGCCGGTGCCCGTGGCGTCGACCCGGCTCGCCGCCCTCACGACCGTCGTACGCCACCGTACCGAGGCGCAGACCGGCCCCGGGCGGACGGCGCCCGCCTGA
- a CDS encoding DUF4389 domain-containing protein, translating to METQRGSYPPVTVTAALDKPLSRWLWLVKWILAIPHWIVLFFLWIAFLVVTVIAFFAILFTERFPRGLFDFNLGVLRWSWRVSYYSYGALGTDRYPPFSLGPEPDYPARLDIAYPERLSRSMVLVKWWLLAIPHYLVIAFFTGGMRATGWWSGGLITLLALIAGFAVTFTERYPRDLFALVVGLNRWVLRVAAYASLMTDAYPPFRLDQGGEEPVAQEAR from the coding sequence ATGGAAACCCAGCGCGGTTCCTACCCTCCGGTGACGGTGACGGCCGCACTCGACAAGCCGCTCTCCCGCTGGCTGTGGCTGGTCAAGTGGATCCTGGCGATCCCGCACTGGATCGTGTTGTTCTTCCTCTGGATCGCCTTCCTCGTCGTCACCGTGATCGCGTTCTTCGCCATCCTCTTCACCGAGCGGTTCCCACGAGGTCTGTTCGACTTCAACCTCGGCGTGCTCCGCTGGTCCTGGCGCGTCTCGTACTACTCGTACGGCGCACTCGGCACCGACCGCTACCCGCCCTTCAGCCTCGGCCCCGAGCCTGACTACCCGGCCCGGCTCGACATCGCCTACCCGGAGCGGCTTTCCCGCTCGATGGTCCTGGTCAAGTGGTGGTTGCTCGCCATCCCTCACTACCTCGTGATCGCCTTCTTCACCGGCGGCATGCGCGCCACCGGCTGGTGGAGCGGCGGCCTGATCACGCTCCTCGCGCTCATCGCGGGCTTCGCCGTGACCTTCACCGAACGGTATCCGCGCGATCTGTTCGCCCTGGTCGTCGGGCTGAACCGCTGGGTGCTCCGTGTCGCCGCCTACGCGAGCCTCATGACGGACGCCTACCCGCCCTTCCGCCTCGACCAGGGCGGCGAAGAGCCGGTCGCTCAGGAAGCGCGCTGA
- a CDS encoding DUF5988 family protein, whose translation MAHKVLLDGGPDDLTERIVTVEIPGEDVKIPHLGGYEHFRETERRHDTAEGTLRVYEWWERTEIAE comes from the coding sequence ATGGCGCACAAGGTATTGCTGGACGGCGGGCCGGACGACCTCACCGAGCGGATCGTCACGGTCGAGATTCCCGGCGAGGACGTGAAGATCCCGCACCTCGGTGGATACGAGCACTTCAGGGAGACCGAACGCCGGCACGACACCGCGGAGGGAACCCTACGGGTGTACGAATGGTGGGAGCGTACGGAGATCGCCGAGTAG
- a CDS encoding SpoIIE family protein phosphatase, which yields MAGFLGRLRSALSVRTVARQVFSLQAAIVVLLVVAAVVALVLQSRADSEREARNRSLAVAETFASAPGIEEALAGPDPTAALQQRAEEARKGSAVDFVVVMTTDGIRITHPDPAQIGKHYIGTIGPAAAGGIVRETVTGTLGPSTRAVVPVTDAEGDVIALVSAGVTLEAVSGVVDHQLPLLLGAAAAALAVATFGTALVGRRLRRQTHGLGPAEMTRMYEHHDAVLHAVREGVLILDGDGRLALANDEARRLLGLSPDAEGLLARELGLAPDIAQLLASGLSATDEVHLAGDRLLAVSQRPTDPGGGPSGCVATLRDTTELQAVTGRADVAQERLKLLFDAGWEIGTSLDVERTSQELADFAVPRFADFVTVDLADPVLRGEEPPRGGAEMRRVAFRGIRDDTPLYPPGRLIRFVPSTPQSLGYGSGETVLEADMTAFSGWQAQDPERARGLVEAGIHSMIAAPLRARGVILGVVTFWRSRKPEPFEQDDVTLAEELAARAAVTIDNARRYTHEHTMAVALQRSLLPRALPEQNALDVAHRYLPAQAGSGGVGGDWFDVIPLPGARVALVVGDVVGHGLHAAATMGRLRTAVHNFSSLDMSPDELLWHLDELVTRIDQDESGDGDVAPVTGATCLYALYDPGSQLCTMARAGHHEPAIVRPDGSAAFAAVPGGPPLGLSGLPFETAEIRLPEGSSLVLYTDGLVEDRTRDIDEGLELLRRTLAHPGRTPEQTCSAVLDALLPEQPSDDIALVVARTRALDSARTAAWDVASDPSAVGQVRAAVTRTLAEWGLEEESFTTELILSELVTNAIRYAAEPVRVRLIRDRALICEVSDGSSTAPHLRRAATTDEGGRGLFLVAQFADRWGTRYTADGKVIWTEQPLLTDTSDNDRR from the coding sequence ATGGCCGGATTCCTCGGCCGCCTGCGCTCCGCGTTGAGCGTCCGCACCGTCGCCCGCCAGGTCTTCTCCCTCCAGGCGGCGATCGTGGTGCTCCTCGTCGTCGCCGCTGTGGTTGCTCTCGTACTGCAGTCGCGGGCCGACAGTGAGCGGGAAGCGCGCAACCGGTCCCTCGCCGTGGCCGAGACCTTCGCCAGCGCGCCGGGCATCGAGGAGGCCCTGGCCGGTCCCGACCCGACCGCGGCGCTCCAGCAACGCGCCGAAGAAGCGCGAAAGGGGTCCGCCGTGGACTTCGTCGTGGTGATGACCACGGACGGGATCCGCATCACCCACCCCGATCCGGCACAGATCGGAAAGCACTACATCGGCACGATCGGCCCTGCGGCAGCAGGCGGGATCGTCAGGGAGACCGTGACCGGCACCCTCGGCCCTTCCACCCGCGCCGTGGTCCCCGTGACCGACGCCGAGGGCGACGTGATCGCTCTGGTGTCCGCCGGGGTCACACTCGAAGCCGTGAGCGGAGTCGTCGATCACCAGCTGCCTCTGCTGCTCGGTGCCGCGGCGGCCGCGCTGGCAGTCGCCACCTTCGGTACCGCTCTGGTCGGCAGGCGGCTGCGCCGCCAGACCCACGGCCTGGGGCCCGCCGAGATGACCCGCATGTACGAGCACCACGACGCGGTGCTGCACGCCGTACGCGAGGGCGTTCTGATCCTCGACGGCGACGGTCGGCTGGCGCTGGCCAACGACGAGGCGCGCAGGCTGCTCGGCCTGAGCCCGGACGCGGAGGGGCTCCTCGCCCGCGAGCTGGGCCTCGCCCCGGACATCGCCCAGCTGTTGGCTTCCGGGCTCTCGGCCACCGACGAGGTGCACCTGGCCGGGGACCGGCTGCTGGCCGTCAGCCAGCGGCCGACCGACCCCGGAGGCGGGCCGTCCGGCTGTGTCGCGACGCTGCGGGACACCACCGAGCTACAGGCCGTCACCGGCCGGGCCGATGTGGCGCAGGAACGCCTGAAGCTGCTGTTCGACGCCGGATGGGAGATCGGTACCAGCCTCGACGTCGAGCGGACCTCCCAGGAGCTGGCGGACTTCGCCGTCCCCCGGTTCGCCGATTTCGTCACCGTCGACCTGGCCGACCCGGTCCTGCGGGGCGAGGAACCGCCGAGGGGCGGTGCGGAGATGCGCCGTGTCGCGTTCCGCGGTATCCGGGACGACACACCGCTGTACCCGCCCGGAAGACTGATCCGATTCGTCCCGTCCACCCCGCAGAGCCTCGGCTACGGCTCGGGCGAGACGGTCCTGGAGGCGGACATGACCGCCTTCTCCGGCTGGCAGGCTCAAGACCCCGAACGGGCCCGGGGACTTGTCGAGGCCGGCATCCATTCGATGATCGCGGCTCCGCTGCGCGCCCGCGGAGTCATCCTGGGTGTCGTCACGTTCTGGCGGTCGCGCAAGCCCGAGCCGTTCGAGCAAGACGATGTGACGCTCGCCGAGGAACTCGCCGCCCGTGCGGCGGTCACCATCGACAACGCCCGGCGCTACACGCACGAGCACACCATGGCGGTCGCCCTGCAGCGCAGCCTGCTCCCCCGCGCCCTGCCGGAGCAGAACGCGCTCGACGTGGCCCACCGTTACCTGCCCGCGCAAGCGGGCAGCGGCGGTGTCGGCGGGGACTGGTTCGACGTCATCCCGCTGCCCGGCGCCCGCGTCGCCCTCGTCGTGGGGGACGTGGTCGGCCACGGGCTGCACGCCGCCGCCACTATGGGCCGGCTGCGCACCGCGGTCCACAACTTCTCCTCCCTGGACATGTCGCCTGACGAACTCCTGTGGCACCTCGACGAACTGGTCACTCGGATCGACCAGGACGAGAGCGGCGACGGCGACGTCGCGCCGGTCACGGGCGCCACCTGCCTGTACGCGCTCTACGATCCGGGCTCCCAGCTGTGCACGATGGCCCGCGCCGGCCACCACGAGCCCGCCATCGTGCGCCCCGACGGCAGCGCGGCGTTTGCCGCCGTACCGGGCGGCCCACCCCTCGGGCTCTCCGGACTCCCCTTCGAGACCGCCGAGATACGGCTCCCCGAGGGCAGCAGCCTCGTGCTCTACACCGACGGTCTCGTGGAGGACCGCACCCGCGACATCGACGAAGGGCTGGAACTGCTGCGGCGCACTCTGGCTCACCCGGGCCGCACGCCCGAGCAGACCTGCAGCGCGGTTCTGGACGCGTTGCTGCCCGAGCAGCCCTCGGACGACATCGCACTGGTGGTCGCCCGCACACGTGCGCTCGACAGCGCCCGTACAGCCGCCTGGGACGTCGCGTCCGATCCGTCGGCCGTCGGCCAGGTTCGAGCCGCCGTCACCCGCACGCTGGCCGAATGGGGTCTGGAGGAGGAGTCGTTCACCACCGAGCTGATCCTCAGCGAGCTTGTCACCAACGCCATCCGCTACGCCGCCGAGCCCGTCCGCGTACGTCTGATCCGCGACCGGGCCCTGATCTGCGAGGTCTCGGACGGCAGCAGCACCGCTCCGCACCTGCGGCGCGCGGCGACCACCGACGAGGGCGGACGGGGACTGTTCCTGGTGGCCCAGTTCGCCGACCGCTGGGGCACCCGCTACACCGCGGACGGGAAGGTCATCTGGACCGAACAGCCGCTTCTCACCGACACATCGGACAACGACCGGCGGTGA
- a CDS encoding SMP-30/gluconolactonase/LRE family protein, translated as MFATALHSGRVYRIDAPGVTPVPITGGIGANGGIVVREDGRLLVGTGNDLLHSLTGDVLPVSKLLLVDPDSGAVSTYASGLGGIGGVALAPDGTVYTTTLGGRTIGRVTPDRRVDHDWARVAQPNGIAVSPDGSQVYVVRTTVAPGLYRIPVADPGHPQRWISTEGTDTLALPDGLTLDARGRPLIATHTAGQIWRAEGGTFCVVASGLPLSTQITYGQGDRGFSAGRLYRAGVDGGIYEIP; from the coding sequence ATGTTCGCGACCGCCCTTCACTCCGGCCGGGTCTACCGCATCGACGCCCCGGGCGTCACCCCGGTCCCGATCACCGGAGGCATCGGCGCGAACGGCGGGATCGTCGTGCGCGAGGACGGGCGACTGCTCGTGGGCACCGGCAACGACCTCCTTCACTCGCTCACGGGAGACGTCCTCCCGGTGTCGAAGCTTCTGCTGGTGGACCCGGATTCAGGCGCGGTGAGCACGTACGCCTCGGGGCTCGGCGGCATCGGCGGCGTCGCTCTCGCGCCCGACGGCACGGTGTACACGACCACGCTGGGCGGCCGGACCATCGGCCGCGTCACGCCTGACCGCCGGGTCGACCACGACTGGGCGCGCGTGGCGCAGCCCAACGGCATCGCCGTCTCACCGGACGGGAGTCAGGTGTACGTCGTCCGGACCACCGTCGCCCCCGGCCTCTACCGCATCCCCGTGGCCGATCCCGGGCACCCGCAGCGCTGGATCTCCACCGAGGGGACCGACACCCTCGCCCTCCCCGACGGCCTCACCCTCGACGCCCGCGGCCGGCCTCTGATCGCCACCCACACGGCGGGCCAGATCTGGCGGGCCGAGGGCGGCACCTTCTGCGTCGTCGCGTCGGGACTGCCCCTCTCCACCCAGATCACGTACGGGCAGGGCGACCGCGGCTTCTCGGCGGGCCGGCTCTACCGGGCGGGGGTCGACGGGGGAATCTACGAGATCCCGTGA
- a CDS encoding baeRF2 domain-containing protein, with product MRLSFLEPLYADPGPYASVYLDTSRDVEHPERAIALRWGRLRESLSRQGADRALTNALEEAVGADAEVPGVHGQAIFAAHGTLVLDGELPKPPEHDSARYSTLPDAMPLVTQHVPEIPYMAVVVHYGGLPTAETHGWVALEAETGTWPMSTVTPGERLHRRVAVATWHRTCVRLGHRLDERARRAHADAVVVGGDEWACNVLIHRLPHTLRDKIVRVGGPTPTHTGRALLEPQLDDVFRGRMAAHDRELVDIFIGRRALNGPVAEGLAATVAALQRGQVAALLLNRPPGFSPQLWVGSQPTQLALTEAELTSFGVRAPREERADEALVRALVGTRAELVVVPESELSLYEGVGALLRYADPGIPS from the coding sequence ATGAGGTTGTCGTTCCTTGAGCCCCTCTACGCAGATCCGGGCCCGTACGCCTCCGTGTATCTGGACACCTCCCGGGACGTCGAGCATCCCGAGCGGGCGATCGCGCTGCGCTGGGGGCGGCTGAGGGAGAGCTTGTCCCGTCAGGGCGCGGACCGGGCGCTGACGAACGCACTGGAGGAGGCGGTCGGCGCCGACGCAGAGGTTCCGGGGGTGCACGGGCAGGCCATCTTCGCCGCCCACGGCACGCTCGTCCTGGACGGGGAGCTTCCCAAGCCGCCCGAGCACGACTCCGCGAGGTACAGCACCCTGCCGGACGCCATGCCCCTGGTCACCCAACACGTTCCGGAGATCCCGTACATGGCCGTGGTCGTCCACTACGGCGGCCTGCCGACCGCCGAGACCCACGGCTGGGTGGCGCTGGAGGCGGAGACCGGGACCTGGCCCATGTCCACCGTCACCCCGGGTGAGCGGCTGCACCGCAGGGTCGCGGTGGCGACCTGGCACCGCACCTGCGTCCGGCTCGGCCACCGGCTGGACGAACGGGCGCGGCGCGCCCATGCCGACGCCGTCGTCGTGGGCGGGGACGAGTGGGCGTGCAACGTACTGATCCACCGCCTGCCGCACACCCTGCGGGACAAGATCGTACGCGTGGGCGGCCCGACCCCCACCCACACCGGACGCGCCCTGTTGGAGCCGCAGCTCGACGACGTCTTCCGCGGCCGCATGGCCGCGCACGACCGGGAGCTCGTGGACATCTTCATCGGTCGGCGTGCCCTGAACGGGCCCGTGGCGGAGGGTCTGGCCGCCACCGTCGCCGCCCTCCAGCGGGGCCAGGTGGCAGCACTGCTGCTGAACCGGCCGCCCGGGTTCTCACCACAGCTCTGGGTGGGCTCCCAGCCCACGCAGCTCGCCCTGACCGAGGCGGAGCTGACGTCCTTCGGCGTGCGGGCCCCACGCGAGGAACGCGCCGACGAGGCCCTCGTCCGGGCCCTCGTCGGTACCCGTGCCGAGCTGGTCGTCGTACCGGAGAGCGAGCTGAGTCTGTACGAGGGCGTGGGCGCCTTGCTGCGGTACGCCGACCCCGGAATCCCGTCCTGA
- a CDS encoding MFS transporter translates to MVSTGFALIAAYTLYYTKTRLGLSTDEATAIVGLTMIITTMLSGVAAYVSGRWSARIGRGRPFVLWATVLLGATLLLKAVATSLTVVIVAAVLTGLATGVYYAVDLAMVTRVLPAPCDTGRYLGLFAMAKNLPYTLAPALAPLVLSVGDDPFSGGKNYLLLFGLCGVVTLAAAPMVRRISQP, encoded by the coding sequence CTGGTCAGCACGGGCTTCGCCCTCATCGCGGCCTACACGCTCTACTACACCAAGACCCGGCTGGGGCTCTCCACCGACGAGGCGACAGCGATCGTCGGCCTGACCATGATCATCACCACCATGCTGTCCGGTGTCGCCGCCTACGTCAGCGGCCGATGGTCCGCACGGATCGGTCGCGGCCGCCCGTTCGTCCTGTGGGCGACCGTGCTGCTGGGCGCGACCCTGCTGCTCAAGGCCGTCGCCACCAGCCTCACCGTCGTGATCGTGGCCGCCGTACTGACCGGCCTTGCCACGGGCGTCTACTACGCCGTCGACCTGGCCATGGTCACCCGCGTACTGCCCGCTCCATGCGACACCGGTCGCTACCTGGGCCTCTTCGCCATGGCCAAGAACCTCCCGTACACCCTCGCGCCCGCGCTCGCCCCGCTCGTCCTGTCCGTCGGCGACGACCCGTTCAGCGGCGGCAAGAACTACCTCCTTCTGTTCGGCCTCTGCGGCGTGGTCACGCTCGCCGCGGCGCCGATGGTGCGCAGGATCTCCCAGCCCTGA